The proteins below are encoded in one region of Micromonospora sp. DSM 45708:
- the yidD gene encoding membrane protein insertion efficiency factor YidD → MNGDTATPSPTTGARLLLVPIVAYRRWISPALPARCRFYPSCSAYAVEAVSRHGALRGAWLTVRRLSRCHPFHPGGHDPVPEPGGRRRADVTGA, encoded by the coding sequence ATGAACGGCGACACCGCGACTCCATCGCCGACTACCGGTGCCCGCCTGCTGCTGGTACCCATCGTCGCGTACCGTCGTTGGATAAGTCCGGCACTGCCGGCCCGCTGCCGGTTCTACCCGTCGTGCAGTGCCTACGCCGTGGAGGCGGTGTCCCGGCACGGCGCGTTGCGGGGAGCCTGGCTGACGGTCCGGCGGCTGTCGCGCTGCCACCCCTTTCACCCAGGTGGACACGACCCGGTGCCGGAGCCGGGCGGACGCCGCCGTGCCGACGTGACTGGAGCCTGA
- the recF gene encoding DNA replication/repair protein RecF (All proteins in this family for which functions are known are DNA-binding proteins that assist the filamentation of RecA onto DNA for the initiation of recombination or recombinational repair.) — protein sequence MYVRRLELVDFRSYERVGVDLEPGPSVLVGANGVGKTNLVEALGYVATLDSHRVATDAPLVRMGATSAVIRCAVVHDGRELLVELEIVPGKANRARLGRSPARRARDVLGALRLVLFAPEDLELVRGDPAERRRYLDDLLVTRQPRYAGVRADYERVVKQRNALLRSAYLARKTGGSRGGDLSTLTVWDTHLAQHGADLLAARLELVAALTPHVSKAYDAVAAGRGAAGITYRPSIELPEPAADRPALAEALTAALAASRTAEIERGTTLVGPHRDDLALTLGPLPVKGYASHGESWSYALALRLAGYDLLRADGIEPVLVLDDVFAELDTGRRERLAELVGGASQLLVTCAVDDDVPVTLRGARYTVDEGTVRRAG from the coding sequence GTGTACGTCCGCCGGCTCGAACTGGTCGACTTCCGCTCGTACGAGCGGGTCGGCGTCGACCTGGAGCCGGGTCCGAGCGTGCTCGTCGGCGCCAACGGCGTCGGCAAGACCAACCTGGTCGAGGCGTTGGGCTACGTGGCGACCCTGGACTCGCACCGGGTCGCCACGGACGCCCCGCTGGTCCGGATGGGCGCCACCTCGGCGGTGATCCGCTGCGCGGTGGTGCACGACGGCCGGGAACTGCTCGTCGAGCTGGAGATCGTGCCGGGCAAGGCGAACCGGGCCCGGCTCGGTCGCTCGCCGGCCCGCCGCGCCCGGGACGTGCTCGGCGCGCTGCGGCTGGTGCTCTTCGCGCCGGAGGACCTGGAACTCGTCCGTGGTGACCCGGCCGAACGCCGCCGCTACCTGGACGACCTGCTGGTCACCCGCCAGCCGCGCTACGCCGGTGTCCGCGCCGACTACGAGCGGGTGGTCAAGCAACGCAACGCGCTGCTGCGCTCCGCGTACCTGGCCCGCAAGACCGGCGGCTCGCGCGGCGGCGACCTGTCCACGCTCACCGTCTGGGACACCCACCTCGCGCAGCACGGTGCCGACCTGCTCGCCGCCCGGCTGGAGCTGGTCGCCGCGCTCACCCCGCACGTGTCGAAGGCGTACGACGCGGTGGCGGCCGGCCGGGGCGCGGCCGGCATCACCTACCGGCCGTCGATCGAGCTGCCCGAGCCGGCCGCCGACCGGCCGGCGCTGGCCGAGGCGCTGACCGCCGCGCTCGCCGCGAGCCGCACCGCCGAGATCGAACGCGGCACCACGCTGGTCGGCCCGCACCGGGACGACCTGGCCCTCACCCTCGGTCCGCTGCCCGTCAAGGGGTACGCCAGCCACGGCGAGTCCTGGTCCTACGCGCTGGCGCTGCGGCTGGCCGGGTACGACCTGCTCCGCGCCGACGGGATCGAGCCGGTGCTGGTGCTGGACGACGTCTTCGCCGAGCTGGACACCGGCCGGCGGGAACGGCTGGCCGAACTGGTCGGCGGCGCCAGCCAGCTCCTGGTCACCTGCGCGGTGGACGACGACGTGCCGGTGACGCTGCGCGGGGCCCGTTACACGGTCGACGAGGGGACGGTGCGACGTGCCGGATGA
- the yidC gene encoding membrane protein insertase YidC translates to MSLDWIYYAISWILLTWHSAWDAIGVPVGAVIGTNWAWILSIIFLVVTVRVILFPVFVKQIKSQRAMQALQPKVKELQEKHKGDRETLQKEMMELYRKEKANPLMGCLPMFLQIPVFLGLFHTLKRLNPTNPGKTLYGWTADQFNSASSAKLFTAPISGRFGSTAADLAPLGANTGTVKLIAGVLVLIMIATTYLTSRQMILKTGWAEDPQQRMVQRLMLYGIPVSLLVSGSIFPIGVIIYWVTNNLFTLGQQQWVLRKFPPLVPPKKATATAGKATAAQPAKTSGLFGRKAAPPVAKAPAAAPKVAGPKPGAKPANPKKGGSRPAKRQG, encoded by the coding sequence TTGAGTCTCGACTGGATCTACTACGCGATCTCGTGGATCCTGCTGACCTGGCACTCGGCCTGGGACGCCATCGGGGTGCCGGTCGGCGCGGTCATCGGCACGAACTGGGCCTGGATCCTCTCCATCATCTTCCTGGTGGTGACGGTCCGGGTGATCCTGTTCCCGGTCTTCGTCAAGCAGATCAAGTCGCAACGGGCCATGCAGGCGCTCCAGCCGAAGGTGAAGGAGCTCCAGGAGAAGCACAAGGGTGACCGGGAGACGCTCCAGAAGGAGATGATGGAGCTCTACCGGAAGGAAAAGGCCAACCCGCTGATGGGCTGCCTTCCGATGTTCCTCCAGATCCCGGTCTTCCTGGGCCTGTTCCACACCCTCAAGCGGCTCAACCCGACGAACCCGGGCAAGACGCTCTACGGCTGGACCGCCGACCAGTTCAACAGCGCCTCCAGCGCGAAGCTCTTCACCGCCCCGATCTCCGGCCGGTTCGGCTCCACCGCCGCCGACCTGGCCCCGCTGGGCGCGAACACCGGCACGGTGAAGCTGATCGCCGGTGTCCTGGTGCTCATCATGATCGCCACGACCTACCTCACCAGCCGGCAGATGATTCTCAAGACCGGCTGGGCGGAGGACCCGCAGCAGCGCATGGTGCAGCGGCTGATGCTCTACGGCATCCCGGTCTCGCTGCTGGTCTCGGGCTCGATCTTCCCGATCGGTGTGATCATCTACTGGGTCACCAACAACCTCTTCACGCTCGGCCAGCAGCAGTGGGTGCTGCGGAAGTTCCCGCCGCTGGTGCCGCCGAAGAAGGCCACCGCCACCGCCGGCAAGGCCACCGCCGCCCAGCCGGCCAAGACCAGCGGCCTGTTCGGTCGCAAGGCCGCTCCGCCGGTGGCCAAGGCCCCGGCCGCCGCGCCGAAGGTGGCCGGCCCGAAGCCGGGCGCCAAGCCGGCCAACCCGAAGAAGGGCGGCAGCCGCCCCGCCAAGCGGCAGGGCTGA
- a CDS encoding DUF721 domain-containing protein, with protein MPDDDEVRLPPARLGPGRDGGTAARAGADRAAARTPGKPADGESAAGRADGAAGPELARAVLDAAKARRQAAAGPRRRSAVRGDGEKRLRGYSGPGPDPRDPQPLGAVLDKLVKARGWQQPAAEATVFGAWEKVVGAEVAQHSRPVKLEDGELTVEARSTAWATQLRLLAGSLLKQIASEVGHNVVRKLHIHGPAAPSWSRGPRRVRGRGPRDTYG; from the coding sequence GTGCCGGATGACGACGAGGTGCGGCTGCCGCCCGCGCGGCTCGGGCCCGGACGCGACGGTGGGACGGCCGCACGGGCCGGCGCGGACAGGGCCGCCGCGCGTACCCCGGGAAAGCCGGCGGACGGCGAGTCGGCCGCGGGCCGGGCGGACGGCGCGGCCGGGCCGGAGCTGGCCCGGGCGGTGCTGGACGCGGCGAAGGCCCGGCGCCAGGCCGCGGCCGGTCCCCGGCGACGCAGCGCGGTCCGCGGCGACGGCGAGAAGCGGCTGCGCGGCTACTCCGGGCCGGGCCCGGACCCGCGCGACCCGCAGCCGCTCGGCGCGGTGCTCGACAAGCTGGTCAAGGCGCGGGGCTGGCAGCAGCCGGCGGCCGAGGCGACCGTCTTCGGCGCGTGGGAGAAGGTGGTCGGCGCGGAGGTCGCCCAGCACAGCCGCCCGGTGAAGCTGGAGGACGGCGAGCTGACCGTGGAGGCCCGCTCGACGGCCTGGGCCACCCAGTTGCGGCTGCTGGCCGGCTCGCTGCTCAAGCAGATCGCCAGCGAGGTCGGCCACAACGTGGTGCGCAAGCTGCACATCCACGGCCCGGCCGCGCCGTCCTGGTCGCGCGGCCCCCGGCGGGTGCGCGGGCGTGGCCCCCGGGACACCTACGGCTGA
- the dnaN gene encoding DNA polymerase III subunit beta → MKFRVERDALAEAVAWTAKSLPNRPSVPVLAGVMLRVTDGNLQVSGFDYEVSSQVTVEVQGDADGAALVSGRLLAEITKALPAKPVDIAAVGAHLELVCGSARFTLPTMPVEDYPTLPEMPESAGTVDAAAFAAAVAQVAVAAGRDETLPMMTGVRIELSGSTMAMLATDRYRLALREMEWHPDDPEISLNALVPARTLNDTAKALGPLGGHVTMALSAGGAGEGMIGFSGGTRRTTSRLLDGANYPPVRSLFPADHNAEAQVAVATLIEVVKRVALVAERTTPVLLSFSSDGLVVEAGGTEEARASEAMEATFSGDPLTIGFNPQYLIDGLSNLGAQHALLRFVDAFKPAVLSPAGEDGEVIPGYRYLIMPIRVSR, encoded by the coding sequence ATGAAGTTCCGAGTGGAGCGCGACGCGCTCGCCGAGGCGGTCGCGTGGACCGCCAAGAGCCTGCCCAACCGACCCTCCGTGCCGGTGCTGGCCGGGGTGATGCTCCGGGTGACCGACGGCAATCTCCAGGTCTCCGGCTTCGACTACGAGGTCTCCAGCCAGGTGACAGTCGAGGTGCAGGGCGACGCGGACGGCGCGGCCCTGGTCTCCGGTCGGCTGCTCGCCGAGATCACCAAGGCGCTGCCGGCCAAGCCGGTGGACATCGCCGCCGTCGGCGCCCACCTGGAGCTGGTCTGCGGCAGCGCCCGGTTCACGCTCCCCACCATGCCGGTGGAGGACTATCCGACCCTGCCGGAGATGCCGGAGAGCGCCGGCACCGTCGACGCCGCCGCCTTCGCCGCCGCCGTGGCCCAGGTGGCTGTCGCCGCCGGCCGCGACGAGACGCTGCCGATGATGACCGGCGTCCGGATCGAGCTGTCCGGCAGCACCATGGCCATGCTCGCCACCGACCGCTACCGTCTGGCGCTGCGCGAGATGGAGTGGCACCCGGACGACCCGGAGATCAGCCTCAACGCGCTGGTGCCGGCCCGCACGCTCAACGACACCGCGAAGGCGCTCGGCCCGCTCGGCGGGCACGTCACCATGGCGCTCTCCGCCGGCGGCGCCGGCGAAGGCATGATCGGCTTCTCCGGCGGCACCCGCCGGACCACCAGCCGCCTGCTCGACGGCGCCAACTACCCGCCGGTGCGCTCGCTGTTCCCGGCCGACCACAACGCCGAGGCCCAGGTCGCGGTCGCCACCCTCATCGAGGTGGTCAAGCGGGTGGCGCTGGTCGCCGAGCGCACCACCCCGGTGCTGCTCAGCTTCAGCTCCGACGGCCTGGTGGTGGAGGCCGGCGGCACCGAGGAGGCCCGGGCCAGCGAGGCCATGGAGGCCACCTTCAGCGGTGACCCGCTCACCATCGGCTTCAACCCGCAGTACCTGATCGACGGCCTGTCCAACCTGGGGGCCCAGCACGCCCTGCTGCGGTTCGTCGACGCCTTCAAGCCCGCGGTCCTTTCCCCGGCCGGCGAGGATGGCGAGGTCATTCCGGGGTACCGGTACCTCATCATGCCGATCCGCGTGTCCCGCTGA
- the rnpA gene encoding ribonuclease P protein component: MLAAAQRLRRSSDFAAAVRGGRRVGRGAVVVHLTVPEPAGATATPSPEPARSSGAEISAPRRAGFVVSKAVGGAVVRNKVRRRLRHLVRERLAELPAGTTLVVRALPPAADATYARLAADLDAALTAARAPRGRRSR; the protein is encoded by the coding sequence GTGCTGGCCGCCGCACAGCGACTGCGGCGCAGTAGCGACTTCGCCGCAGCGGTTCGTGGTGGCCGACGCGTCGGCCGCGGCGCCGTCGTGGTTCACCTGACAGTCCCCGAGCCGGCCGGCGCCACCGCGACACCCTCGCCGGAGCCGGCGCGGAGCAGCGGTGCGGAGATCTCCGCACCCCGCCGCGCCGGCTTCGTCGTGTCCAAGGCCGTCGGCGGCGCGGTGGTGCGCAACAAGGTCCGCCGCCGGCTGCGGCACCTGGTCCGGGAGCGCCTGGCCGAGCTGCCCGCCGGCACCACCCTGGTGGTACGCGCCCTGCCCCCGGCCGCCGACGCGACGTACGCCCGACTGGCGGCCGACCTGGACGCCGCCCTCACCGCCGCGCGTGCCCCCCGGGGACGGCGGTCGCGATGA
- the dnaA gene encoding chromosomal replication initiator protein DnaA translates to MTGATDLAAVWAAATEELADEIISAQQRAYLRLTRLRAIVEDTALLSVPDAFTRDVIESRLRPAITEALSRRLGRPIQVAVTVRVAEDPSGRPAGTVYRSGPEQLPDRDGAADLLPGFDRAGPPPQSAYPAPRPEPQYADTRPEHPMEEPAPRQRGADGGRPHLIPAGRDGQDTLFGAAFAEPLRAAPDRRSFDDRPRLEPSAPEQGYEPRYREAPGPVDSPPLRGLPRDGATDNGPGRGATDSGPGRGTPDHHRPGGQVDRRMPGVESGGNRLNPKYMFETFVIGSSNRFAHAASVAVAESPAKAYNPLFIYGSSGLGKTHLLHAIGHYATTLGNARSVRYVSTEEFTNDFINSLRDDKTSAFQRRYRDVDILLIDDIQFLENRERTQEEFFHTFNTLHNANKQIVITSDRSPKQLATLEDRLRTRFEWGLLADIQPPDLETRIAILQKKAAQERLYAPPDVLEFIASRVSNSIRELEGALIRVTAFASLTRSSVELSLAEEVLRDFIPDGTGPEITADQIMVSTSEYFGVSLEDLRGHSRSRVLVNARQVAMYLCRELTDLSLPRIGQAFGGRDHTTVMHADRKIRQQMAERRSLYNQIAELTNRIKQNT, encoded by the coding sequence GTGACCGGAGCGACAGACCTTGCCGCGGTGTGGGCGGCAGCCACCGAGGAACTCGCCGACGAGATCATCTCCGCTCAGCAGCGGGCGTACCTCCGACTCACCCGGCTCCGCGCGATCGTCGAGGACACCGCGCTGCTCTCCGTGCCCGACGCCTTCACCCGGGACGTGATCGAGTCGCGGCTCCGTCCGGCCATCACCGAGGCGTTGAGCCGCCGGCTCGGCCGGCCGATCCAGGTGGCCGTCACCGTGCGGGTCGCCGAGGACCCGAGCGGGCGACCGGCCGGCACGGTGTACCGCAGCGGCCCGGAACAGCTCCCGGACCGGGACGGCGCGGCCGATCTGCTCCCCGGCTTCGACCGGGCGGGCCCGCCGCCCCAGTCCGCCTATCCCGCCCCCCGCCCGGAGCCCCAGTACGCGGACACCCGGCCGGAGCATCCGATGGAGGAGCCCGCGCCACGGCAGCGCGGCGCGGACGGCGGACGGCCGCACCTGATCCCGGCCGGTCGGGACGGACAGGACACGCTCTTCGGCGCCGCGTTCGCCGAACCGCTGCGGGCCGCCCCCGACCGCCGTTCCTTCGACGACCGTCCCCGCCTGGAGCCGTCCGCCCCCGAGCAGGGGTACGAGCCCCGCTACCGGGAGGCACCCGGGCCGGTCGACTCCCCGCCGCTGCGCGGACTGCCGCGCGACGGCGCCACCGACAACGGGCCGGGTCGCGGTGCCACCGACAGCGGTCCCGGCCGCGGCACCCCCGACCACCACCGGCCCGGCGGACAGGTCGACCGCCGGATGCCCGGCGTGGAGAGCGGCGGCAACCGGCTCAATCCGAAGTACATGTTCGAGACGTTCGTCATCGGCTCGTCCAACCGTTTCGCGCACGCGGCGAGCGTGGCGGTGGCCGAGTCGCCGGCCAAGGCGTACAACCCGCTGTTCATCTACGGCAGCTCGGGGCTGGGCAAGACCCACCTGCTGCACGCCATCGGGCACTACGCCACCACGTTGGGCAACGCCCGCTCGGTCCGGTACGTCTCGACCGAGGAGTTCACCAACGACTTCATCAACTCGTTGCGGGACGACAAGACCAGCGCGTTCCAGCGTCGCTACCGGGACGTGGACATCCTCCTGATCGACGACATCCAGTTCCTGGAGAACCGGGAACGGACGCAGGAGGAGTTCTTCCACACCTTCAACACGCTGCACAACGCCAACAAGCAGATCGTGATCACCTCCGACCGCTCGCCGAAGCAGCTGGCGACGCTGGAGGACCGGCTCCGGACCCGGTTCGAGTGGGGCCTGCTCGCCGACATCCAGCCGCCCGACCTGGAGACCCGGATCGCGATCCTCCAGAAGAAGGCGGCGCAGGAGCGGCTCTACGCCCCGCCGGACGTGCTGGAGTTCATCGCCTCCCGGGTGTCGAACTCGATCCGGGAGCTGGAGGGGGCGTTGATCCGGGTCACCGCGTTCGCCAGCCTCACCCGGTCCTCGGTCGAGTTGTCCCTGGCCGAGGAGGTGCTGCGCGACTTCATCCCGGACGGCACCGGCCCGGAGATCACCGCGGACCAGATCATGGTTTCGACCTCCGAGTACTTCGGGGTCAGCCTGGAGGACCTGCGCGGTCACTCCCGGTCCCGGGTGCTGGTCAACGCACGCCAGGTGGCCATGTACCTGTGCCGGGAGCTGACCGACCTGTCGCTGCCCCGGATCGGCCAGGCGTTCGGCGGACGCGACCACACCACGGTGATGCACGCCGACCGCAAGATCCGGCAGCAGATGGCGGAGCGGCGCTCGCTCTACAACCAGATCGCCGAGCTGACCAACCGGATCAAGCAGAACACCTGA
- the rpmH gene encoding 50S ribosomal protein L34, which translates to MSKRTYQPNNRRRAKTHGFRLRMRTRAGRAILSTRRAKGRTRLAA; encoded by the coding sequence GTGAGCAAGCGCACCTACCAGCCGAACAACCGCCGGCGCGCGAAGACCCACGGCTTCCGGCTGCGCATGCGCACCCGTGCCGGCCGCGCCATCCTTTCGACCCGTCGCGCCAAGGGCCGCACCCGCCTGGCGGCCTGA
- the gnd gene encoding phosphogluconate dehydrogenase (NAD(+)-dependent, decarboxylating) yields MQLGLVGLGRMGGNMRERLRAAGHEVVGYDRNPELSDAASLAELAEKLDSPRAVWVMVPAGVTDATIDELAGVLGEGDIIIDGGNSRFSDDAPRAERLNEQGIGYVDVGVSGGVWGKQNGYGLMVGGAQEHVDRLMPIFEALKPEGEFGFVHAGPVGAGHYAKMVHNGIEYGLMHAYAEGFELLSKSEVVTNVPGVFKSWREGTVVRSWLLDLLDRALDEDPELAELSGYTEDTGEGRWTVDEAVRLAVPLNVITASLFARFASRQDDSPAMKAVAALRQQFGGHAVRKR; encoded by the coding sequence ATGCAGCTCGGCCTGGTAGGACTCGGCCGGATGGGCGGCAACATGCGCGAGCGGTTGCGCGCCGCCGGGCACGAGGTGGTCGGCTACGACCGGAACCCGGAGCTCAGCGACGCCGCGAGCCTCGCGGAGCTGGCCGAGAAGCTCGACTCGCCGCGCGCGGTCTGGGTCATGGTCCCGGCCGGCGTCACCGACGCCACCATCGACGAACTCGCCGGCGTGCTCGGCGAGGGCGACATCATCATCGACGGCGGCAACTCCCGGTTCAGCGACGACGCCCCGCGCGCCGAGCGGCTCAACGAGCAGGGCATCGGCTACGTCGACGTCGGCGTCTCCGGCGGTGTCTGGGGCAAGCAGAACGGGTACGGCCTGATGGTCGGCGGCGCGCAGGAGCACGTCGACCGGCTCATGCCGATCTTCGAGGCGCTCAAGCCCGAGGGTGAGTTCGGCTTCGTGCACGCCGGCCCGGTCGGCGCCGGCCACTACGCCAAGATGGTGCACAACGGCATCGAGTACGGCCTGATGCACGCCTACGCGGAGGGCTTCGAGCTGCTGTCGAAGTCCGAGGTCGTGACCAACGTGCCGGGTGTGTTCAAGTCCTGGCGCGAGGGCACCGTCGTCCGGTCCTGGCTGCTCGACCTGCTCGACCGGGCGCTCGACGAGGACCCGGAGCTGGCCGAGCTGAGCGGCTACACCGAGGACACCGGCGAGGGCCGGTGGACGGTCGACGAGGCGGTCCGGCTCGCCGTGCCGCTCAACGTCATCACCGCCTCGCTGTTCGCCCGGTTCGCCTCCCGGCAGGACGACTCGCCCGCCATGAAGGCCGTCGCCGCGCTGCGCCAGCAGTTCGGCGGCCACGCCGTCCGCAAGCGCTGA